In Yarrowia lipolytica chromosome 1F, complete sequence, a genomic segment contains:
- a CDS encoding uncharacterized protein (Compare to YALI0F13959g, similar to uniprot|Q06593 Saccharomyces cerevisiae YPR194c OPT2) has translation MDSPTEEKFNDKKSPFEKDAIEVDFEAAEVTDISFVDYVGEKLNFVPDENGEHTKNVRLMASFVAEMTEEEAEEILLKFIPLHEDDYNLRLEQKEYLKSLVKGEKEAPDPTTYSMDLRIEAAAIKHWSPYVEVRAVTDCWDDMDEPCETIRSYAIGLVWLLVGCFVNQFFIFRFPSISISSDVLQLLTYPCGEFLARVLPDWGFTFRGTRITLNPGPWTRKEQMFATFFLSGGDGSTYVSAYNLPTQLLPMYYDQKWATFGYQIMLTLSSQYIGFGFAGILRRFAIYPTKAMWPMQMPTLALNRALLDPERKQSINGWTISKYWFFLVVFAGSFVYYWIPDYLFAALSNFNWMTWIAPNNVNLALLTGQSGMGINPIPTFDLNVIGVGNVVTPWWSVVNILVGAILGTFTIIGVYWSNIRWTAYLPMNTPGIFNNKGGSYKVTKILTNGVFDEEKYQKYGPPLWGAANLVLYGSFFSLYTLGFVYTMLAYWRDMCTAAVDFYNGIAFWNGRKRTEVDSPFARQLKKYPDVPDWWFFLILLISIGFCIGTVKGWPTSTPVWGIFFVLGINVVFLVPICLLQAYTGNGFALNVLVEIICGYALNGRPTALNILKAYGVNVDSTSQGFVSVWKTGMYAYVPSRAIFRTQILSTLINAFVTVGILQYQLTLTDICTPAQRATTKFTCPNQNVFYSASVLFGAIGSKRVFGTGGGDGLYPFLKWCFLIGAVVALIFFAIQYTIPAYIGKRYPERKEAMVRLSERLGKINPVVINMGFLQFAPGNLSYITGGVYLAAFWTLYLKKRYTEWWAKYTYVMVAGVNVGIALAAIIVFFALQYSDIELSWWGNNVPYAGADGNETPLLTLAPGQLIGPQPGHFP, from the coding sequence ATGGACTCTCCCACCGAGGAAAAGTTCAACGACAAAAAGTCCCCCTTTGAGAAGGACGCCATCGAGGTGGACTtcgaggctgctgaggTCACCGATATCTCTTTCGTTGATTACGTCGGCGAAAAGCTCAATTTTGTCCCTGACGAAAATGGCGAACACACCAAGAATGTTCGTCTCATGGCCAGTTTTGTCGCTGAGATGACCGAGGAAGAAGCTGAGGAAATTCTTCTCAAGTTCATCCCCCTCCACGAAGATGATTACAATCTGCGGTTGGAGCAAAAGGAATATCTGAAGTCGCTTGTGAAAGGCGAGAAAGAAGCACCTGACCCCACAACCTACTCTATGGATCTCCGAATCGAAGCTGCTGCCATCAAGCATTGGTCGCCTTACGTCGAAGTTCGAGCCGTTACCGATTGTTGGGATGATATGGACGAACCTTGCGAGACAATCAGATCTTATGCCATCGGCTTGGTCTGGCTTCTTGTCGGATGCTTCGTGAACCAGTTCTTCATCTTCCGCTTcccttccatctccattaGCTCCGACGTCCTGCAGCTGCTCACCTATCCATGTGGAGAGTTCCTGGCTCGAGTTTTGCCCGACTGGGGGTTTACTTTCCGAGGAACCCGAATCACTCTCAACCCTGGTCCTTGGACAAGAAAGGAGCAGATGTTTGCGACCTTCTTCCTCAgcggtggtgatggttcCACTTATGTGTCGGCCTACAACCTCCCCACCCAGCTCCTGCCCATGTACTACGATCAGAAATGGGCCACCTTTGGTTACCAGATTATGTTGACCCTTTCTTCTCAGTACATTGGTTTTGGATTCGCTGGTATCCTGCGACGATTTGCCATCTACCCTACCAAGGCAATGTGGCCTATGCAAATGCCCACTCTGGCGCTCAACCGAGCCCTACTGGATCCCGAGAGGAAGCAGAGCATCAACGGATGGACCATTAGCAAGTATTGGTTCTTCCTGGTGGTGTTTGCAGGCTCATTCGTCTACTATTGGATTCCCGACTACCTGTTTGCAGCTCTCAGTAACTTCAACTGGATGACATGGATAGCTCCCAACAATGTAAACCTGGCTCTTCTCACTGGGCAGTCTGGAATGGGTATAAACCCCATCCCCACCTTTGATCTTAACGTCATTGGCGTGGGTAACGTCGTCACTCCGTGGTGGTCAGTTGTTAACATTCTTGTGGGAGCTATTCTAGGAACCTTTACAATCATTGGTGTATACTGGTCCAACATCAGATGGACCGCCTATCTGCCTATGAACACTCCTGGAatcttcaacaacaaagGAGGTAGCTACAAGGTGACCAAGATCCTGACTAATGGTGTTtttgacgaggagaagtACCAGAAGTATGGTCCTCCACTGTGGGGAGCTGCTAACCTGGTACTCTACGGttctttcttttctctctACACCCTTGGCTTTGTTTACACCATGCTGGCTTACTGGAGAGATATGTGCACAGCTGCCGTGGACTTTTACAACGGTATTGCCTTCTGGAACGGACGAAAGCGAACCGAGGTTGACTCTCCTTTTGCCCGACAGCTCAAAAAGTACCCCGATGTCCCTGATTGGTGGTTCTTTCTTATTCTTCTCATCTCCATTGGCTTCTGCATTGGCACTGTCAAGGGCTGGCCCACTTCCACTCCTGTCTGGGGTATCTTCTTTGTTCTCGGCATCAACGTGGTCTTCCTAGTCCCTATCTGTCTCCTTCAAGCTTACACTGGTAACGGATTTGCCCTCAACGTGCTTGTGGAGATTATTTGTGGCTATGCTCTCAACGGACGACCTACTGCACTCAACATTTTAAAGGCATACGGAGTCAACGTAGACTCCACCTCTCAGggctttgtgtctgtgtggaAGACTGGAATGTACGCCTACGTGCCTTCTCGGGCCATTTTCCGAACCCAGATCCTCTCCACCCTCATCAATGCGTTTGTCACCGTCGGAATTCTCCAGTACCAGCTCACCTTGACAGATATTTGCACCCCGGCCCAGCGAGCTACTACCAAGTTTACTTGCCCCAACCAGAACGTCTTCTACTCTGCATCGGTTCTATTTGGAGCTATCGGATCCAAGCGAGTTTTTGGAACCGGGGGAGGGGATGGCCTTTACCCCTTCCTTAAGTGGTGTTTCCTCATTGGAGCAGTTGTTGCTCTCATTTTCTTCGCCATTCAGTACACCATTCCGGCCTACATTGGCAAGCGGTACCCCGAGAGAAAGGAGGCCATGGTTCGACTCTCGGAGCGACTTGGAAAGATTAACCCCGTTGTTATCAACATGGGCTTCCTTCAGTTCGCTCCTGGCAACCTATCATACATTACTGGAGGTGTTTATCTGGCAGCATTTTGGACTCTGTacttgaagaagagataCACTGAGTGGTGGGCCAAGTACACCTATGTGATGGTTGCAGGTGTCAATGTCGGTATCGCCCTGGCAGCAATCATTGTGTTCTTTGC